One genomic region from Candidatus Binataceae bacterium encodes:
- a CDS encoding ABC transporter permease, translating into MKLFKLIERNMRRNLRRTILTTLTIALAAFVYTVLVSVPASMDRVVNEATGTLRLVVLNKTAPWEDLPARYCDEIREMPGAGACVAFTGWFATWRNPSEPVFTIAGGPQLRQVFPDYRLSDEIEKTVRAERRSAIVGPVLMAKYHWKIGQQITLRGTDSKHMELPFIIKGVVPTTRYPNTFLIRRDYLMEARKANGLGDEDIAWQLFVRSDSAATLAPLAKEIDDHFHNSDYETRSITESDALASGLSALGNLRGIIFALIAVVVLTVFLIAANSTAMMVRDRLSEVAVMRALGFSRLAVSGILFGECLLIGIIGGMIGGGLALKMFYDGITLGVVLNGNGALWVTPQQALGAVIVSALVCIVSGVVPIIEALRIPPALAFRQIV; encoded by the coding sequence ATGAAGCTGTTCAAGCTGATCGAGCGCAACATGCGGCGCAATTTGCGGCGCACGATTCTGACTACGCTCACGATCGCGCTCGCCGCTTTCGTTTACACGGTGCTGGTGAGCGTGCCTGCCTCGATGGACCGCGTCGTCAACGAGGCCACGGGAACGCTGCGGCTGGTTGTCCTGAACAAAACGGCGCCATGGGAGGATCTGCCCGCGCGTTACTGCGACGAAATCCGCGAGATGCCGGGAGCGGGCGCGTGCGTGGCGTTCACCGGATGGTTCGCGACCTGGCGCAATCCGAGTGAGCCGGTGTTCACGATCGCGGGCGGCCCACAACTGCGCCAGGTGTTTCCCGACTACCGGCTCTCCGACGAGATCGAGAAAACCGTCAGGGCGGAACGCCGCTCAGCGATCGTCGGTCCCGTGCTGATGGCGAAATACCACTGGAAGATCGGACAGCAGATTACGTTGCGGGGGACGGACTCCAAGCACATGGAGTTGCCATTCATCATCAAGGGCGTGGTGCCGACGACTCGCTATCCGAACACCTTTCTCATCCGGCGCGACTACCTGATGGAAGCGCGCAAGGCTAACGGCCTGGGCGACGAGGATATCGCATGGCAGTTGTTCGTGCGCTCGGACAGCGCCGCGACGCTGGCGCCGCTGGCCAAGGAAATCGACGATCACTTTCACAACTCCGACTACGAAACGCGCTCGATAACCGAGAGCGACGCGCTCGCCTCGGGACTGTCAGCGCTCGGTAATTTGCGCGGGATCATCTTTGCCCTGATCGCGGTCGTGGTTCTTACCGTGTTCCTGATTGCCGCGAATTCGACCGCGATGATGGTGCGTGATCGTTTGAGCGAAGTCGCGGTGATGCGCGCGCTCGGCTTCTCGCGGCTCGCCGTCTCAGGAATCTTGTTCGGCGAGTGTCTGCTCATCGGCATCATTGGCGGCATGATCGGCGGCGGGCTCGCGCTCAAGATGTTCTATGACGGGATCACGCTCGGCGTGGTGCTCAACGGCAACGGCGCGCTGTGGGTTACGCCTCAGCAGGCGCTTGGCGCGGTAATCGTGTCGGCGCTGGTGTGCATCGTCAGCGGCGTGGTGCCGATTATCGAAGCACTGCGGATTCCTCCGGCGCTGGCATTCCGCCAGATCGTCTGA